From the genome of Hymenobacter cellulosilyticus, one region includes:
- a CDS encoding FecR family protein, whose product MTESEFHKLLQRYLNGRCTPQEQALVEHWYDRLEQADGPALHAQNQEEVEQAIWARLMQNRRPAKPEPRVVTMWQSTPLRWAAALALLAVSLGLLMLATQRLQSPAQFDQVTSANGWLLRTNPTQQIQYFRLPDSSRISLHPGSSLRYRTALAGPRREVHLEGEAFFQVSKNPRRPFLVFTKQVVTTVLGTSFRVKAYAASQDASVAVREGKVAVQTREGAQLDASPTNPAALGVLLLPNQQVVYSAAQRRLKKELVDRPVLLAPQPLEFEARPVAEVLEALEKAYGVNIVYDKARLASCTVSITFYDEPLFEKLGLLCKSLGAYYTLSDANILIHSEGCQDQLGG is encoded by the coding sequence CCGAATTTCACAAGCTTCTGCAACGCTACCTCAATGGCCGGTGTACGCCCCAGGAACAGGCGTTGGTTGAGCACTGGTACGACCGGCTCGAACAAGCGGACGGACCAGCCCTGCACGCCCAAAACCAGGAAGAGGTAGAACAGGCCATCTGGGCGCGACTGATGCAAAATCGTCGCCCGGCCAAACCGGAGCCCCGGGTGGTAACGATGTGGCAATCGACGCCGTTGCGCTGGGCCGCGGCGCTGGCCCTACTGGCCGTCAGCCTGGGCCTGCTGATGCTGGCTACCCAGCGTTTGCAGTCACCCGCCCAGTTCGACCAAGTTACTTCCGCTAATGGGTGGCTGCTGCGAACTAACCCGACCCAACAAATCCAGTACTTCCGACTGCCTGACAGCAGCCGCATCAGCTTGCACCCAGGCAGTAGCCTGCGCTACCGCACGGCCCTGGCAGGCCCCCGACGGGAAGTACACCTGGAGGGCGAGGCCTTTTTCCAGGTCAGCAAAAACCCCAGGCGGCCCTTTCTGGTGTTCACCAAACAAGTGGTTACCACCGTGCTTGGCACTAGCTTCCGCGTGAAAGCCTACGCGGCCAGCCAAGATGCGTCGGTGGCAGTGCGGGAAGGCAAGGTGGCCGTCCAGACCCGGGAGGGCGCGCAGCTAGATGCCTCGCCCACAAACCCCGCTGCCCTGGGAGTACTGCTGCTGCCCAACCAGCAGGTAGTGTACTCGGCAGCCCAGCGGCGCCTGAAAAAGGAGCTGGTGGATCGGCCGGTATTGCTGGCTCCCCAGCCCTTAGAGTTTGAGGCGCGCCCCGTAGCCGAGGTGCTAGAGGCGCTGGAAAAAGCCTACGGGGTCAACATCGTGTACGACAAGGCCAGGCTGGCCAGCTGCACCGTCAGCATCACCTTCTACGACGAGCCTTTGTTTGAAAAGCTGGGCTTGTTGTGCAAGTCCTTGGGTGCCTATTACACGCTTTCCGACGCCAACATCCTGATTCACAGCGAAGGCTGCCAGGACCAACTAGGCGGCTAG
- a CDS encoding TonB-dependent receptor, giving the protein MDAHSAAASPAASRLTLAQGVLEQKITLQVEAQTIRETLSQIARQANIRFVYSQQLVGADRKVTINAQDAPLLAVLDQVLAPLKIQYEVANKRVVLRASSQPSSANDSGRPDVSVSGRVVDAKGDGIPGVTVVVKGTPTGTSSGPDGSFTLQAPENSVLVFSFVGYARQEVPVTGATTTLRVTLAEDAQALSEVVVIGYGTARKSDLTGSVASVSGAQLTQVATSDPVQSLQGRAAGVEVTSNSGQPGSGTRIRVRGVGTINNSDPLYVVDGIQTSDISFLLPADIESTEILKDASATAIYGSRGANGVVLITTKHGKAGATQFNLSGYTGFQQVRRTLPLTTAAEYSTLVLEAFTNAGKPLPDYAPQLQNAIATNAEGIDYQDLVTQKGLITNYSLSASGGTEQNRYLVSGSYFQQDGIIKNSGFKKYVIRVNDDIVLTKRIKAGVGATFTNNKQTGSGDGQGGSQPYLVLQYALQTNPVLNPFGPNGTYNEDVITRNALNVPRYLDEQQFNKLQNNNLFSSSYLDIALFKGLSFRSTFGINYFNNHPKVYQPQYYIGPVDQRAQSALIETRSENVSWVWSNYANYTKTFADNSSFSATLGQEAQRGYGNGISITAFNVPADASLQYASASRSTGNVVRSSQYDGSLASYFGRANYNFRDRYLVTGTLRLDQTSKFLGPVRKGYFPSVGAAWNISNEQFLKGVSYLSALKLRASYGQVGNQNAAPNYGYASVASNNQTYSFNGVAAPGLAISQINNTDLKWETAITTDVGLDAELFNSQLIFTADYFERRTQDMIALSPVPDFVGQAPAPANVGALRNRGLELALNYRNEIGKLQYNVGLNFTKINNVVTSLGGGNPIASGNVLTQINNTTLTDVGREIAFFYGLQAQGVFHNQGEIDGYRNPDGTLVQPGAQPGDVRYEDVNGDGEITAADYTYLGSATPDFTYGGSLSLNYSGFDFKVLLYGVQGAEALNGAAFNLNKSADFVGVWSNFYASRMDRWTPSNPNSNQPRVTSTDTNGNDRMSSRYVEDASYLRARNMELGYTLPQSLLGKVKVNGARVFVSVDNVFTLTKYTGYDPEISTAAFYNNPWLTAWTTATTRRPAPTAWASTCSFNYLRPTLFL; this is encoded by the coding sequence GTGGATGCGCATTCCGCTGCGGCGAGCCCGGCTGCATCGCGCCTGACTTTGGCCCAAGGAGTACTCGAGCAAAAAATTACGCTGCAGGTAGAGGCACAAACGATCAGGGAAACCCTCAGCCAGATTGCCCGGCAGGCCAATATCCGGTTTGTGTACAGCCAGCAGCTGGTTGGCGCCGACCGCAAAGTGACCATCAATGCCCAGGACGCGCCTTTGCTAGCTGTGCTGGACCAGGTGCTGGCCCCGCTCAAGATTCAATATGAGGTGGCCAATAAGCGCGTGGTCTTGCGGGCGTCTTCTCAGCCAAGTTCCGCAAACGATTCCGGTAGGCCAGACGTCAGCGTTTCCGGGCGGGTGGTCGACGCCAAAGGGGATGGTATACCAGGCGTAACGGTAGTTGTGAAAGGCACTCCCACCGGCACTAGCTCCGGTCCGGACGGCAGTTTTACGCTGCAAGCCCCTGAGAACAGCGTGCTCGTATTCAGCTTCGTGGGCTATGCCCGTCAGGAAGTGCCCGTGACCGGGGCTACTACCACGCTGCGCGTGACGCTTGCCGAAGACGCGCAGGCGTTGAGCGAAGTGGTGGTCATTGGCTACGGCACGGCGCGCAAAAGCGACCTGACCGGCTCGGTGGCCTCCGTAAGCGGGGCGCAGCTTACGCAGGTAGCCACCTCCGACCCCGTGCAATCCTTGCAAGGCCGGGCGGCCGGCGTGGAAGTAACCTCCAACAGCGGGCAGCCCGGCTCGGGCACCCGCATTCGGGTGCGGGGCGTGGGCACCATCAACAACAGTGACCCGCTGTACGTGGTGGATGGCATCCAGACCAGCGACATCAGCTTTTTGCTGCCCGCCGACATCGAGTCGACGGAGATTCTAAAGGATGCTTCGGCAACGGCTATCTACGGCTCGCGCGGGGCCAACGGCGTGGTGCTCATCACCACCAAACACGGCAAGGCCGGCGCCACGCAGTTCAATCTGTCGGGCTACACGGGCTTTCAGCAGGTTCGGCGCACACTGCCCCTGACGACTGCCGCCGAGTACTCGACGCTCGTGCTCGAAGCCTTCACCAACGCCGGCAAGCCCCTGCCCGACTACGCCCCGCAGCTGCAGAATGCCATTGCAACCAACGCCGAAGGCATTGATTACCAAGACCTGGTCACGCAGAAAGGCCTGATTACCAACTACAGCTTGTCGGCCTCGGGTGGCACCGAACAAAACCGCTACCTGGTGAGCGGCAGCTACTTCCAGCAAGACGGCATCATCAAGAATTCGGGCTTCAAGAAGTACGTGATTCGGGTGAATGACGACATCGTACTCACCAAGCGCATCAAAGCGGGCGTGGGAGCTACGTTCACCAACAACAAACAGACGGGCAGCGGTGATGGGCAGGGCGGCTCGCAGCCCTATCTGGTGCTGCAGTACGCCCTGCAAACCAACCCCGTCCTTAACCCATTTGGCCCCAACGGGACCTACAACGAGGACGTCATCACGCGCAATGCGCTAAACGTGCCGCGCTACCTCGACGAGCAGCAGTTCAACAAGCTGCAGAACAACAACCTGTTCAGCAGCAGTTACCTCGATATTGCGCTATTTAAAGGCCTGTCGTTCCGCTCCACGTTTGGCATCAACTACTTCAACAACCACCCCAAAGTATACCAGCCGCAGTACTACATCGGCCCGGTAGACCAGCGGGCCCAGAGCGCGCTGATCGAGACGCGCAGTGAGAACGTCTCGTGGGTGTGGTCGAACTACGCCAACTACACCAAGACCTTCGCCGACAACAGCTCCTTCTCGGCTACTCTGGGCCAGGAAGCCCAGCGCGGCTACGGCAACGGCATCTCCATTACGGCCTTCAATGTGCCGGCCGATGCCTCGCTGCAATACGCGTCGGCCTCGCGCAGCACCGGCAACGTGGTGCGCAGCTCGCAGTACGACGGGAGCTTAGCCTCGTACTTCGGCCGTGCCAACTACAACTTCCGGGACCGTTACCTGGTGACGGGCACCCTGCGCCTGGACCAGACCTCGAAGTTCCTGGGGCCCGTGCGCAAAGGGTACTTCCCGTCGGTAGGTGCGGCCTGGAACATCTCCAACGAGCAGTTCCTCAAGGGTGTAAGCTACCTGTCGGCACTAAAGCTGCGGGCCAGCTACGGCCAGGTCGGCAACCAGAACGCGGCCCCCAACTACGGCTATGCCTCGGTGGCCAGCAACAACCAGACCTACTCCTTCAATGGAGTAGCTGCCCCGGGCCTAGCCATCAGCCAGATTAATAACACGGACCTGAAGTGGGAAACGGCCATTACTACCGATGTAGGCCTGGATGCAGAGCTGTTCAACAGCCAGTTGATCTTTACGGCCGACTACTTCGAGCGCCGCACCCAGGACATGATTGCTCTATCGCCGGTGCCTGACTTCGTAGGCCAGGCCCCCGCGCCTGCCAACGTGGGCGCCCTGCGCAACCGCGGCCTGGAACTGGCCCTGAACTACCGCAATGAGATAGGCAAGCTCCAGTACAACGTGGGGCTGAACTTCACCAAAATCAACAACGTCGTGACCAGCCTGGGCGGCGGCAACCCCATTGCCAGCGGCAACGTGCTGACGCAAATCAACAACACCACCCTCACCGACGTGGGCCGCGAAATAGCGTTTTTCTACGGTTTGCAGGCCCAGGGCGTGTTTCACAATCAGGGCGAGATTGACGGGTACAGAAACCCCGACGGGACGCTGGTGCAGCCCGGTGCCCAACCCGGCGACGTGCGGTATGAGGATGTCAACGGCGACGGCGAGATTACGGCCGCCGACTACACCTACTTGGGCAGCGCCACGCCCGACTTTACCTACGGCGGCTCGCTGAGCCTGAACTACTCCGGCTTCGATTTCAAGGTGCTGCTCTACGGGGTGCAGGGTGCCGAAGCTTTGAACGGGGCAGCCTTCAACCTGAACAAGTCGGCCGACTTTGTGGGCGTATGGAGCAACTTCTACGCGAGCCGCATGGACCGCTGGACGCCCAGCAACCCCAACAGCAACCAGCCCCGCGTAACCTCGACCGACACCAACGGCAATGACCGCATGAGCAGCCGCTACGTGGAGGATGCCAGCTACCTGCGCGCCCGCAACATGGAGCTGGGCTACACGCTGCCCCAGTCGTTGCTGGGCAAGGTAAAGGTGAACGGCGCCCGGGTGTTCGTCTCGGTTGATAACGTGTTTACCCTCACCAAGTACACGGGCTACGACCCCGAGATATCAACCGCGGCGTTCTACAACAACCCCTGGCTTACGGCGTGGACTACGGCAACTACCCGCAGGCCCGCACCTACCGCCTGGGCTTCAACGTGCAGTTTTAACTACTTACGTCCTACCCTCTTCCTATGA
- a CDS encoding RagB/SusD family nutrient uptake outer membrane protein, with protein sequence MKPTRAAALLGLLISTALASGCQDFLDKEPLGTTTQDKLFRDPTNAVQAINAVYDVAAWDQGPKWGDPTGQYVAQTFEWMFGDLMTDDSEKGGSSPSDFLSLIELKTWNIPPSNPPVTTLWVHSFTGIARANTVINNIDAGTIDAGLKARLKGEALFLRAYFYFNLVKGFGGVPLFEKTVTPAEAPNATRATIAQTYAFIEKDLKAAAALLPEKSGYAAADNGRATKGAATGYLARVILYQLGTVNGNNHTWQEVYDLTSTIISSGQYSLLPNYAAIHQEIGENSSESLFEIQFATSNDGYGPISVGTTSNIFQNNRRTFGYGFNNPTQSLVDEFEPNDPRREVTIIKNNDIVLGILQPIDLTQNATGYFNRKAAIIAPNAPESGPQNIRKLRYADILLMKAEAAAQLNKPAEAVALVNQVRQRARNSTRPPGTTLGSLAYEPANTPAGTLPDLSASLSGQALLNAIWHERRVEFGEESLRLWDLIRTGRYMGILPPEVRARALSHVATEPSVNPTPLLPISLNDAQTWKLAQNPGY encoded by the coding sequence ATGAAACCCACCCGCGCCGCCGCATTGCTCGGCCTGCTGATATCTACCGCCCTGGCTTCGGGCTGCCAGGACTTTCTGGACAAGGAGCCTCTGGGCACGACCACCCAGGACAAGCTTTTCCGGGACCCTACCAACGCCGTACAAGCCATTAACGCCGTCTACGACGTGGCCGCCTGGGACCAGGGCCCCAAGTGGGGCGACCCCACCGGCCAGTACGTAGCCCAAACCTTCGAATGGATGTTCGGGGACCTGATGACCGACGATTCCGAGAAAGGCGGCAGCTCGCCCAGTGACTTCCTGTCCCTAATTGAGCTCAAAACCTGGAACATTCCGCCTTCTAACCCGCCCGTAACGACGCTGTGGGTGCACAGCTTCACCGGCATTGCCCGGGCCAACACGGTGATTAACAACATCGACGCGGGCACCATCGACGCGGGTCTGAAAGCGCGCCTAAAGGGCGAAGCGCTGTTTCTGCGGGCGTATTTCTATTTCAACTTGGTGAAGGGCTTCGGGGGCGTGCCGCTGTTTGAAAAAACCGTGACGCCCGCCGAGGCGCCCAACGCGACCCGCGCCACCATCGCCCAGACCTACGCCTTCATTGAAAAAGACCTGAAAGCCGCGGCTGCATTGCTGCCCGAAAAGAGCGGCTACGCCGCCGCCGACAACGGCCGGGCCACCAAGGGCGCGGCCACCGGCTACCTGGCCCGCGTCATACTGTACCAGCTGGGCACCGTGAATGGCAACAACCACACCTGGCAGGAGGTCTACGATTTGACAAGCACCATCATCAGCTCCGGGCAGTACAGCCTGCTGCCCAACTACGCGGCCATTCACCAGGAAATTGGCGAGAACAGCAGCGAGTCGCTGTTTGAAATCCAGTTTGCCACCTCCAACGACGGCTACGGCCCCATCTCGGTGGGCACGACCAGCAATATTTTTCAGAACAACCGCCGCACGTTTGGCTACGGCTTCAACAACCCCACGCAGAGCCTGGTCGATGAGTTTGAGCCCAACGACCCGCGCCGCGAAGTCACGATTATCAAGAACAACGACATCGTGCTGGGCATTCTTCAGCCCATCGACCTGACCCAGAATGCCACGGGCTATTTCAACCGCAAGGCGGCCATTATTGCGCCCAACGCTCCGGAGTCGGGCCCGCAGAACATTCGTAAGCTGCGCTACGCCGACATTTTGCTGATGAAAGCCGAAGCTGCCGCCCAGCTCAACAAACCCGCCGAAGCAGTGGCGCTGGTAAACCAGGTGCGGCAGCGGGCCCGCAACTCCACCCGCCCACCCGGCACCACGCTGGGCTCGCTGGCCTACGAACCAGCTAATACCCCGGCCGGCACACTGCCGGATTTGTCCGCCAGCTTGTCGGGCCAGGCCCTGTTGAACGCCATCTGGCACGAGCGCCGGGTGGAATTCGGGGAAGAGTCGCTCCGGCTGTGGGATTTGATTCGGACGGGCCGCTACATGGGCATTTTACCGCCTGAGGTCCGGGCGCGGGCCCTGTCGCACGTGGCCACCGAGCCGTCCGTGAATCCTACGCCCCTACTGCCCATTTCCCTTAACGATGCCCAAACCTGGAAGCTGGCCCAAAATCCCGGGTATTGA
- a CDS encoding glycoside hydrolase family 43 protein has protein sequence MKVFLTVLATLWLQTASLFAQSIDLVNPILTGFYPDPSIVKVGPDYYLVNSTFSYFPGIPVMHSRDLKNWKQVGNVISRPSQMNFLGDRMTRGLFAPAIEFHNGTYYVTCTLIDHKGNFVVTAKNPAGPWSDPIFLPEVKGIDPSLYFEGDKAYVIYNSDPPDNKPLYDGHRSIKMIELNPQTLQTVGEAKIVVNGGVDLSKKPVWIEGPHLMKRNGWYYLYAAEGGTSVNHTEVVFRSKSALGPFVPYEKNPILSQRELPKDRKDPITSAGHAQFVEGPDGKTYAIFLAVRPYEGNYYNTGRETFIVPVVWKDEWPVMDPGPNGVQYSYKANFAEVKQPGARPQSGNFAYTLTFEKQLDPALLFLRTVDSSNFSLSKARGLTLKLKPETCAETGNPAFVGKRQQHLYCTTETELNFAPKAAHEKAGLVVFQDEKHFYYLCKSVDNGKPVLQLFKSKPADAKQPELLAQAPLTAATARVQLRIQAQADTYSFHFSENGKTWTTLKDKVDARFLSTQEAGGFIGCLFGMYATSSGQPTTNTASFTWLKYAGNDPVYKK, from the coding sequence ATGAAAGTATTTCTGACCGTTTTAGCCACCCTGTGGCTGCAAACCGCTAGCCTGTTTGCACAATCGATTGACTTGGTTAATCCCATCCTGACTGGCTTCTACCCGGACCCCAGCATTGTGAAGGTAGGACCGGATTACTACCTGGTAAACTCCACCTTTTCCTACTTCCCCGGTATTCCGGTGATGCATAGCCGGGACCTGAAGAACTGGAAGCAGGTGGGCAACGTCATCAGCCGGCCCTCACAGATGAACTTCCTGGGCGACCGGATGACGCGGGGCCTGTTTGCCCCGGCCATTGAGTTTCACAATGGCACGTATTACGTCACCTGCACGCTTATCGACCACAAGGGCAACTTCGTGGTGACGGCCAAAAACCCCGCCGGCCCCTGGAGCGACCCCATCTTTTTGCCCGAGGTAAAGGGCATCGACCCCTCGCTGTATTTCGAGGGCGACAAGGCCTACGTCATCTACAACAGCGACCCGCCCGACAACAAACCGCTCTACGACGGGCACCGCTCCATCAAGATGATTGAGCTGAATCCGCAAACCCTGCAAACCGTGGGCGAGGCCAAGATTGTGGTAAATGGCGGCGTGGACCTGAGCAAAAAGCCGGTCTGGATTGAGGGCCCCCACCTGATGAAGCGCAATGGCTGGTACTACCTCTACGCAGCCGAGGGCGGCACGTCGGTCAACCACACGGAGGTCGTGTTCCGCAGCAAGTCTGCCCTGGGGCCATTCGTGCCCTACGAGAAGAACCCCATTCTCTCCCAGCGCGAGCTGCCCAAGGACCGCAAAGACCCCATCACCTCGGCCGGGCACGCGCAGTTTGTGGAAGGGCCCGATGGCAAGACCTACGCCATTTTCCTGGCCGTGCGGCCCTACGAGGGTAACTACTACAACACCGGCCGCGAGACCTTCATCGTGCCCGTGGTGTGGAAAGACGAGTGGCCGGTGATGGATCCGGGGCCCAACGGCGTGCAGTATTCCTACAAAGCCAACTTTGCAGAGGTGAAGCAGCCCGGCGCCCGGCCCCAGAGCGGCAACTTCGCCTATACCCTCACCTTCGAAAAGCAACTCGACCCAGCCCTGCTCTTTTTGCGCACCGTCGACAGCAGCAACTTCTCATTGAGCAAGGCCCGGGGGCTTACCCTGAAGCTCAAGCCCGAAACCTGCGCCGAAACCGGCAACCCGGCTTTCGTTGGCAAGCGCCAGCAGCATTTGTACTGCACCACCGAAACCGAGCTGAACTTCGCGCCGAAAGCGGCCCACGAAAAGGCCGGCTTGGTTGTCTTCCAGGACGAGAAGCACTTCTACTACCTCTGCAAGTCGGTGGACAACGGCAAGCCCGTGCTCCAGCTCTTCAAAAGCAAGCCCGCCGACGCGAAGCAGCCCGAACTGCTTGCCCAAGCCCCGCTCACGGCGGCAACGGCCCGGGTGCAGCTGCGCATTCAGGCCCAGGCCGACACCTACAGCTTCCACTTCTCGGAAAACGGGAAGACCTGGACGACGCTCAAAGACAAAGTAGACGCCCGGTTTCTGAGCACCCAGGAGGCGGGCGGTTTTATCGGCTGCCTGTTCGGGATGTACGCCACTTCCTCAGGCCAGCCCACCACGAACACCGCCTCCTTTACGTGGCTTAAATACGCGGGCAACGACCCGGTATACAAAAAGTAG
- a CDS encoding glycoside hydrolase family 97 protein, translating into MRLAFFFGAFMLVAATAQAAEPVLVSSPDGAVQVRVDITAQGQPTYAVRYRAAELLRPSHLGLQLASADLTQGLKLTKADKVEAVADDYQLATDKRAACRYRANRRVVRFAGKAGAPTLSVVFQVSNDGVAFQYLVEGNNADLQRITAEKTSFHLPATAKGWLHPHAKAQTGFANTQPSYEEYYQRGVAAGTPSSLGQGWSFPALFETGGHWVLLTEAGMDRSYCGTHLAHTAPDADYSIAFPQAPERTTPQAPLLPESRLPWRTPWRVIVVGNSLAPIVESTLTTDLSAPAKTPVLTEAAGKSSWSWVLLGDKNTTYDVQRRFIDYSATMGWRYCLVDALWDTQIGYEKTAELARYAQSKNVGLLVWYNSNGSWNEAPQTPTKVLFEPESRRREFARIKKMGVAGVKIDFFGGDGQSFMNYYQDLLTDAAQAGLLVNFHGTTIPRGWNRTYPNLMTMEAVRGFEFLTFDQANTDQEATHCATLPFTRNAVGPMDFTPMAFSEINGKQRRTSNAFELALSVLFQSGIQHYAEVPEGMAAQPTYVQDFVKKLPPRWADVKLLDGYPGQYAVIARQAPDGRWYVAGINGTDAPKTLQLDLGKLGLAGGTLITDGATNRSFSTRPVGSATLSVTLPARGGFVVQP; encoded by the coding sequence ATGCGTTTAGCTTTCTTTTTTGGCGCGTTTATGCTTGTTGCCGCAACCGCTCAGGCCGCCGAGCCCGTTCTCGTCAGCAGCCCCGACGGGGCCGTGCAGGTGCGCGTGGATATCACTGCCCAGGGCCAACCTACCTACGCTGTGCGCTACCGCGCCGCCGAGCTGCTGCGCCCTTCGCACCTGGGTTTGCAGCTGGCCAGCGCCGACCTTACCCAGGGCCTGAAACTAACCAAAGCCGACAAGGTGGAAGCCGTAGCCGATGACTACCAGTTGGCCACCGACAAGCGCGCTGCCTGCCGCTACCGGGCCAACCGCCGCGTGGTGCGCTTTGCGGGCAAGGCCGGGGCGCCCACGCTGAGCGTCGTGTTTCAGGTGTCGAACGACGGGGTGGCGTTTCAGTACCTTGTTGAGGGCAACAACGCCGATTTGCAGCGGATTACGGCCGAGAAAACCAGCTTCCACCTGCCGGCAACTGCCAAGGGCTGGCTGCACCCACATGCTAAAGCGCAGACTGGGTTTGCCAATACCCAGCCCTCGTACGAGGAATATTACCAGCGCGGCGTGGCGGCCGGTACGCCGTCTTCGCTCGGGCAGGGCTGGTCGTTTCCGGCTTTGTTTGAGACGGGCGGGCACTGGGTGCTGCTCACCGAGGCGGGTATGGACCGCAGCTACTGCGGCACCCACCTGGCCCACACCGCTCCCGATGCCGACTACAGCATTGCCTTTCCGCAGGCCCCGGAACGAACTACGCCCCAGGCCCCGCTGCTGCCCGAAAGCCGTTTGCCCTGGCGCACGCCCTGGCGCGTTATCGTGGTGGGTAATTCGCTGGCTCCCATCGTGGAATCGACCTTGACTACCGACCTGAGTGCACCGGCTAAAACGCCCGTGCTCACCGAAGCGGCCGGCAAATCGTCGTGGTCGTGGGTGCTGCTAGGCGACAAGAACACGACTTACGACGTGCAGCGCCGCTTTATCGACTACTCGGCCACGATGGGCTGGCGCTACTGCTTAGTAGATGCCCTCTGGGACACGCAAATCGGCTACGAGAAGACGGCCGAGCTGGCCCGGTACGCTCAGAGCAAAAACGTGGGGCTGCTGGTGTGGTACAACTCCAACGGCAGCTGGAACGAGGCCCCGCAAACGCCCACCAAGGTGCTGTTCGAGCCTGAAAGCCGGCGGCGGGAGTTTGCCCGCATTAAGAAAATGGGCGTGGCGGGCGTGAAAATCGACTTTTTCGGCGGCGACGGGCAGTCGTTTATGAATTACTACCAGGACCTGCTCACCGACGCGGCTCAGGCCGGGCTGCTGGTCAATTTCCACGGCACCACCATCCCGCGCGGCTGGAACCGCACCTACCCCAACCTGATGACCATGGAGGCCGTGCGCGGCTTCGAGTTTCTGACCTTCGACCAGGCCAATACCGACCAGGAAGCTACCCACTGCGCCACCCTGCCTTTTACCCGCAACGCCGTGGGGCCGATGGACTTCACGCCCATGGCGTTTTCCGAAATAAACGGCAAGCAGCGTCGCACCTCCAACGCCTTTGAGCTGGCCTTGTCGGTGCTGTTTCAGTCGGGCATTCAGCACTATGCCGAGGTGCCCGAGGGCATGGCCGCGCAACCCACCTACGTGCAGGACTTCGTGAAAAAGCTGCCACCGCGCTGGGCCGATGTGAAGCTGCTCGACGGCTACCCCGGTCAGTATGCAGTAATAGCCCGCCAAGCCCCCGACGGCCGGTGGTACGTGGCCGGCATCAACGGCACCGACGCGCCCAAAACCCTGCAACTCGACCTGGGCAAGCTGGGCCTGGCCGGAGGTACGCTCATCACCGACGGCGCCACCAACCGCAGCTTCAGCACCCGGCCCGTGGGCAGCGCTACCCTAAGTGTGACACTACCGGCCCGTGGCGGCTTTGTGGTTCAGCCCTAA
- a CDS encoding family 43 glycosylhydrolase produces the protein MFTADPAPLVYRDTLFLYTSHDTASAQETNYKMPDWRIYSTTDMVHWKDYGKRLSPKTFAWATGDAYAAQCVYHKGKFYWFVSTFHKKDANSQGGAAIGVAVSDRPTGPFKDAIGKALITNEMTKDKPHAWDDIDPTVFIDDDKQAYLYWGNLSCRWVKLKDNLTELAGPITVLNIKNYIEGPWVYKRKKLYYLVYASEGTKPEMIEYCTAPAPLGRGRTAASSRKMCLTASPPTRALSITRARATSSTTMARCPPAAATAALSAWIICATTRTALSSPSCRRPRV, from the coding sequence GTGTTTACGGCCGACCCGGCCCCGCTGGTGTACCGCGACACGCTGTTTCTCTACACCAGCCACGACACGGCTTCGGCGCAGGAAACCAACTACAAAATGCCCGACTGGCGCATCTACTCCACCACCGACATGGTGCATTGGAAAGACTACGGCAAGCGCCTTTCGCCCAAGACCTTTGCCTGGGCCACCGGCGACGCTTACGCGGCCCAGTGCGTTTATCACAAGGGCAAGTTCTACTGGTTTGTGTCGACCTTTCATAAGAAGGACGCCAACAGCCAAGGTGGGGCGGCCATCGGCGTGGCCGTGTCGGACCGGCCCACGGGGCCGTTCAAGGATGCCATCGGCAAGGCCCTTATTACCAACGAAATGACCAAGGATAAGCCGCACGCCTGGGACGACATCGACCCCACCGTTTTTATCGATGATGATAAGCAAGCCTACCTGTACTGGGGCAACTTAAGCTGCCGCTGGGTGAAACTTAAGGACAACCTGACGGAGCTGGCTGGTCCCATCACGGTGCTGAATATTAAGAACTACATCGAAGGTCCCTGGGTGTACAAGCGCAAGAAGCTCTATTACCTCGTGTATGCCAGCGAGGGCACCAAGCCCGAAATGATAGAGTACTGCACCGCCCCAGCGCCGCTGGGCCGTGGACGTACCGCGGCATCATCCAGGAAAATGTGCCTAACAGCTTCACCACCCACCCGGGCATTATCGATTACAAGGGCCAGAGCTACTTCTTCTACCACAATGGCTCGTTGCCCACCGGCGGCAGCTACCGCCGCTCTATCTGCGTGGATTATTTGCGCTACAACCCGGACGGCACTATCCAGCCCATCGTGCAGACGACCAAGGGTGTAG